A single genomic interval of Lynx canadensis isolate LIC74 chromosome A2, mLynCan4.pri.v2, whole genome shotgun sequence harbors:
- the LOC115509283 gene encoding putative olfactory receptor 9A1, whose product MLKNYSSATEFYLLGFHGSKELHDILFATFFFLYSVTVMGNMVIIVIVCVDKRLQSPMYFFLGHLSVLEILITSVAVPLMLWGLLLPGMQAMSLTACSAQLYLYLSLGTSELVLIGAMAVDRYVAVCNPLRYNIIMDSHTCIWVVIVSWVFGFLFQIWPVYATFQLTFCKSNVIDHFLCDRGQLLKLSCDDSLFTEFILFLMAVFIIVGSMIPTIISYTYIISTILKIPSASGRRKAFSTCASHFTFVVIGYGTCLFLYVKPKQTQAAEYNRVASLMVLVVTPFLNPFIFTLRNDKFIEAFRDVMKRCYQLLKD is encoded by the coding sequence ATGTTGAAGAATTATTCTAGTGCCACTGAATTTTATCTACTTGGCTTCCATGGCTCCAAAGAACTACACGATATTCTTTTtgccactttcttctttctctactcAGTGACAGTCATGGGGAACATGGTCATCATTGTGATTGTCTGTGTTGATAAACGTCTGCAGTcccccatgtatttcttccttggCCACCTCTCAGTCCTAGAGATCCTGATCACATCGGTTGCTGTCCCCTTAATGCTCTGGGGGCTGCTGCTTCCAGGGATGCAGGCAATGTCTTTGACAGCCTGTAGTGCACAATTATATTTGTACCTTTCTTTGGGTACGTCGGAGTTAGTATTAATTGGAGCAATGGCTGTGGACCGTTATGTGGCTGTCTGTAACCCTTTGAGGTACAACATCATTATGGACAGCCACACCTGCATCTGGGTGGTCATTGTGTCATGGGTGTTTGGGTTCCTATTTCAAATCTGGCCAGTCTATGCCACATTTCAGCTTACCTTCTGCAAATCAAATGTGATAGACCATTTTTTATGTGACCGAGGGCAACTGCTCAAACTATCCTGTGATGATAGCCTTTTCACAgagtttatcctttttttaatggctgtattCATTATTGTTGGTTCTATGATCCCTACAATCATCTCCTACACCTACATCATCTCTACCATCCTCAAGATCCCCTCAGCCTCGGGCCGGAGGAAAGCTTTCTCTACTTGTGCCTCTCACTTCACCTTTGTTGTGATTGGCTATGGTACCTGCTTGTTCCTCTATGTGAAACCCAAGCAAACGCAGGCAGCTGAGTACAACAGGGTAGCGTCACTGATGGTTTTAGTGGTGACCCCTTTCCTGAACCCATTCATCTTCACCCTCCGGAATGACAAATTCATAGAGGCCTTTCGAGATGTCATGAAACGCTGCTATCAACTCCTCAAGGATTAG